One Roseovarius bejariae genomic region harbors:
- a CDS encoding DUF1330 domain-containing protein: MPALWIAHVNVTDDEAYGRYAKLAGPAIAKHGGAFIARGGRYVQLEGKDRPRNVVAKFPSVEAAETCYHSPEYQEALSHARDASERDLVIVEINE; encoded by the coding sequence ATGCCTGCACTCTGGATTGCCCATGTGAATGTCACCGACGACGAGGCCTATGGCCGCTACGCCAAGCTGGCTGGCCCGGCGATTGCCAAGCATGGCGGGGCCTTCATCGCCCGTGGCGGGCGTTACGTGCAGCTTGAGGGAAAGGATCGACCGCGCAACGTGGTGGCGAAATTCCCCAGCGTGGAGGCCGCCGAGACCTGCTATCACAGCCCGGAGTACCAGGAGGCGCTGAGCCATGCGCGCGATGCCTCCGAGCGGGACCTGGTGATCGTGGAGATCAACGAGTAA